In the Myxococcota bacterium genome, one interval contains:
- a CDS encoding MotA/TolQ/ExbB proton channel family protein, whose protein sequence is MDIATLVGIIAGTVLIVGSMATGGDLGSFFNVPGLAIVVGGTIAATLINESLSQVLGAMKVGLQAFFEKKASPDQTIEDVVQLAAKARKEGLVSLENDVIEDEFLARGVRLGVDGLDPDAVHSILGAEMKTMKQRHQRGQAIFKFMGSTAPSMGMVGTLVGLVQMLKSLEDPAAIGPAMAVALLTTLYGAIIAFVICIPIASKLEHRTDEEVAAKSMAISGVESILKGENSLVIQSKLETFLTPAQREARAEK, encoded by the coding sequence ATGGACATCGCGACCCTAGTGGGAATCATCGCCGGCACCGTGCTCATCGTTGGATCGATGGCAACGGGTGGAGACCTCGGCTCGTTCTTCAACGTGCCCGGCCTCGCGATCGTCGTGGGCGGGACGATCGCCGCGACGCTGATCAACGAGAGCCTCTCTCAGGTGCTGGGCGCCATGAAGGTCGGCTTGCAGGCCTTCTTCGAGAAGAAGGCCTCGCCGGACCAGACGATCGAGGACGTGGTCCAGCTGGCTGCGAAGGCGCGGAAGGAGGGGTTGGTCTCCCTCGAGAACGACGTGATCGAGGACGAATTCCTCGCGCGCGGCGTACGCCTCGGCGTGGACGGTCTCGACCCGGACGCCGTGCACTCGATCCTCGGCGCCGAGATGAAGACCATGAAGCAACGCCACCAGCGGGGCCAGGCGATCTTCAAGTTCATGGGCTCCACCGCCCCTTCCATGGGCATGGTCGGGACCCTCGTGGGTCTGGTCCAGATGTTGAAGAGCCTCGAAGACCCGGCCGCCATCGGCCCGGCCATGGCCGTCGCTCTTCTGACCACGCTCTACGGCGCGATCATCGCGTTCGTCATCTGTATCCCCATCGCCTCGAAGCTCGAACACCGCACGGATGAAGAAGTGGCGGCGAAGAGTATGGCGATCTCCGGGGTCGAATCGATTCTGAAGGGCGAGAACTCGCTGGTGATCCAGTCGAAGCTCGAGACCTTCCTCACTCCCGCACAGCGGGAAGCGCGGGCCGAGAAATGA
- a CDS encoding flagellar motor protein MotB yields the protein MSDDAEEGGFEEPTAPAWMATFGDLMSLLLTFFVLLMSFASMDVRRFAAVVGSMRDAFGVQKSHPGQMEAVSNSLVQISDTESTPYLKILDFPTRMAERDQSLIDRLKLTLNDQELERLLQIESTPEGVVVRVPGQMLFDPGSAELRPSAVVFLHEIGKLIETTPGSVSIDGHSDPTPTGQSRYGSNWELSTARAVAAVVHLTEVEGIDPDRLRATGYGSSRPLPNAEDPADHRRVEFVFLRSLPELAAELGAGPDSAASASGDARP from the coding sequence ATGAGCGACGACGCCGAAGAAGGCGGATTCGAAGAACCGACGGCGCCAGCCTGGATGGCCACGTTCGGCGACCTGATGAGTCTGCTCCTCACGTTCTTCGTGCTCCTGATGTCCTTCGCGAGCATGGACGTGCGGCGCTTCGCCGCGGTGGTGGGATCGATGCGCGATGCCTTCGGCGTGCAGAAGAGCCACCCCGGGCAGATGGAGGCGGTCTCGAATTCGCTGGTCCAGATCTCGGACACCGAGTCCACCCCCTACCTCAAGATCCTCGACTTCCCGACGCGAATGGCGGAACGGGACCAGTCGCTGATCGATCGTCTCAAGCTGACGCTCAACGACCAGGAGCTCGAGCGCCTGCTCCAGATCGAGAGCACGCCGGAAGGCGTCGTCGTCCGCGTCCCCGGACAGATGCTCTTCGATCCCGGCTCGGCCGAGCTGCGCCCGTCCGCCGTGGTCTTCCTTCACGAGATCGGCAAGCTGATCGAGACGACGCCTGGATCCGTGTCCATCGACGGTCACTCGGACCCCACCCCGACCGGGCAGAGCCGCTATGGCAGCAACTGGGAGCTGTCGACCGCCCGCGCCGTTGCCGCCGTCGTCCACTTGACCGAGGTCGAAGGCATCGATCCCGATCGGCTGCGCGCCACGGGATACGGATCCTCGCGACCGCTCCCGAACGCCGAAGACCCCGCCGACCACCGGCGCGTGGAGTTCGTGTTCTTGCGATCCCTGCCGGAGCTCGCCGCGGAACTCGGCGCCGGCCCCGACTCAGCAGCGTCCGCCTCCGGTGACGCGCGTCCATAG